A section of the Oreochromis aureus strain Israel breed Guangdong linkage group 22, ZZ_aureus, whole genome shotgun sequence genome encodes:
- the LOC120435644 gene encoding uncharacterized protein LOC120435644 yields the protein MAMKPLTAALDILQGDCPCGTLLPTLEVLMQKTQAVKDDLSRMTAGLPDAIVQAFQTHFAGVLDDKDALLAAASCPKFKLRWLRDAGRRERVKQLLTAECCTTAPVAKNPASVPSATTSSSQGEMDFFTFEAEPEEETYSAEKEVMDYLMSGYVLQILHKFSSIKTFFLKYNTPTPSSAPVERLFSLGGLVLTPKRNRLSDKRFEKLLSMRYNHWFNRSTLLFPP from the exons ATGGCCATGAAACCTCTGACTGCAGCACTGGACATTTTACAAGGCGACTGTCCTTGTGGAACTTTACTACCAACACTTGAAGTTCTGATGCAGAAGACCCAGGCTGTGAAAGATGACCTCTCCAGGATGACTGCAGGCCTTCCAGATGCCATTGTACAG GCTTTTCAGACTCATTTCGCCGGTGTGCTGGACGACAAAGATGCCCTTCTCGCAGCTGCCAGTTGTCCAAAATTCAAACTCCGATGGCTGAGAGATGCAGGAAGGAGGGAGCGAGTAAAACAGCTTCTGACAGCAGAGTGTTGCACCACTGCTCCTGTTGCAAAAAACCCTGCCAGTGTGCCCAGTGCTACTACATCTAGCAGCCAAGGTGAGATGGACTTTTTCACTTTTGAGGCAGAGCCAGAGGAGGAGACCtattctgcagaaaaagaagtCATGGACTACCTGATGTCAGGCTACGTCCTTCAGATTCTGCATAAGTTTTCAAgcataaagacattttttttaaagtataacaCTCCAACCCCATCAAGTGCTCCTGTGGAGCGACTTTTTAGTCTAGGAGGTTTGGTGCTCACGCCTAAAAGAAATCGACTTTCTGACAAAAGGTTTGAGAAGCTTCTGTCAATGAGGTACAACCACTGGTTTAATCGCTCCACTCTACTGTTTCCCCCATAA